One window of Vitis riparia cultivar Riparia Gloire de Montpellier isolate 1030 chromosome 5, EGFV_Vit.rip_1.0, whole genome shotgun sequence genomic DNA carries:
- the LOC117915286 gene encoding uncharacterized protein LOC117915286: protein MGIEPPSPYEIKNKYLEMEYKDMEAYVNQQREKWKTYGCTIMSDGWTGPTRLSIINFMVYSKGSTVFLKSVDASNSIKDHKYIYKLLKNVIKEVGVDNVVQIVTDNGSAFVKAGKLLMKKFNLYWTPCAAHCIDLMFEDIGKRPSTAEVIRNARKITNFIYNHCWLLAEMRKYCGGDIVRPGATRFATNYIALESLLKKRADLKKLFMSDEWALHKLSRTNIGRDIEKLMFDHPYWDRMKHVVSYFEPLYVVLRIIDSEVVPTMPFVYELMQVMKENLNRQQVGDWIFKILKDRWEKTLKHPLHAAAYFLNPRFQYRRGVGSDPYLIQSVHEVFAKLDPNAESVGQFGNELVLFRDAKRGFSDRAAIASRSTMVPAEWWFMYGNQTPTLRNLAIKVELMMEVIKQEEILGNANKVNIQ from the exons ATGGGAatcgaacctccatctccatatgaaataaagaataagtacttggaaatggagtacaaagatatggaagcttatgtgaaccagcaaagagaaaaatggaagacatatggtTGCACCATAATGTCAGATGGATGGACAGGGCCCACGAGATTaagcataattaatttcatggtttattcaAAAGGGAGTACAGTGTTCCTCAAGTCAGTTGATGCATCCAACAGTATTAAAGACCACAAATACATATACAAGCTATTGAAGAATGTTATCAAAGAAGTCGGGGTAGAtaatgtggtccaaattgtcacagataaCGGGTCAGCATTCGTGAAAGCAGGGAAGTTGTTGATGAAAAAGTTTAACTTATATTGGACCCCATGTGCGGCACACTGCATCGACTTAATGTTTGAAGACATTGGGAAAAGACCTAGTACTGCCGAGGTAATACGTAATGCTCGcaagataactaacttcatttacaatcattGTTGGTTACTTGCAGAAATGAGAAAGTActgtggtggagacattgttcgaccaggagctacaaggtttgctacAAACTATATTGCTCTTGAAAGTCTTCTTAAAAAAAGGGCtgatttgaagaaattgtttatgagtgatgaatggGCACTACACAAGCTTAGTCGGACAAACATTGGACGAGATATAGAGAAACTAATGTTTGATCATCCGTATTGGGATAGAATGAAACATGTTGTTTCATACTTTGAACCACTATATGTGGTGCTTCGAATCATTGATTCAGAAGTTGTTCCAACAATGCCGTTTGTGTACGAGCTTATGCAAGTGATGAAAGAAAATCTCAATCGTCAACAAGTTGGCGATTGGATCTTCAAAATACTTAAAGATCGTtgggagaaaacactaaaacatccacttcatgcagcag catacttcttgaatccaaggtttcaatataggcgtggagttggtagtgatccaTATTTAATTCAATCAGTCCATGAAGTATTTGCTAAATTAGACCCAAATGCTGAATCGgttggtcaatttggaaatgag CTTGTGCTTTTTCGAGATGCAAAGAGAGGATTCAGTGATCGAGCGGCGATTGCatcaaggtcaaccatggtgcccg ctgaatggtggttcatgtatgggaaccaaacacctacattgagaaATTTGGCCATTaaa